The Brassica oleracea var. oleracea cultivar TO1000 chromosome C6, BOL, whole genome shotgun sequence genomic interval GATTTGCATGTGTACTCTTTTAGTTGTGACTTTTTTTGTAAATTTGAAGAGATATTAATGAAAAAGTTTGGTAAATATGTTCATTTTCCACAATATTATCTTGCCAAAATTACTTGACATAATTGAAGTGATTGATATACCTTCAAAAGACCGGAGAAAGCTGTAATTTTATTTGGAACGAACTGACGTTTTTGAAAAAGCCCTAGCCGCTCTCGAGGGGATGACGAAGGCGATTTACAGATCTAGCTTCCGGTGACGTAGATCCTGCATCTCGACGGACTCTACTCTGGTTTCTCCATCGCAAGGGAGACTACCCTACACTCCTTGTGATAGGACAGAGTTCTCTGATATAACCAAGGCTTTCAGATTTCTTTTCTCCCAAGTAACGATAGATTCATGGCGTGATCTCTGTTCTCGTGTTTCCTAGGTTAAAGTTTCCATTGAAACTTTGATCTCCACATAATCAATACGTTCATTGACGTGTAGATTATTAGACGATCCTCTGCTACATCTCTCTCCGCTATACTTCATTACGTTTGATTCAGATTCAAGGCGACCTCTGCTCCACTACATCTCTCTCCGTTCTACCGCAAGTTGAAGGCGCTCTGTTTCCCTACGATCAGATTGAATATTTTTATCTCTCTATACGATCCTTGTCGTAACCTGATCTATAAGATCCTTGTCGTAACGATCCTACGTCCTTCGTATGGGGTCCTCTCACAGGAATCACTCTGCTCATATGGCGGACATCAAGGGGAAAGGAATACTCTACGAGGATGATGATGAACCGATCAAGCTCACTAGCCAGGATGATCCTACAATCCTTGATTAATTCAGCTTGCCACTGATCGGAAAGATCCTTAATCCAATGAAACAAAACGTGGAGAAACTACTCCATAAAATGCCTTCTCATTGGGGTTTAGCTGATCGCATTACGGCTAATGATTTGTGTAATGGGAAGTTTCTTTTAAACTTCACCACGGAAGAAGACCTATAATCGGTTCTTCGTCAGGGACCGTTCCACTTTAATTTTTGTATGGTAGTGTTGGTCCGTTGGGAGCCCATTATTCACGACGACTATCCATGGATAATCCCATTTTGGGTGCGTCTGATAGGGATCCCTTTGCATCTATGGACTGATCGGAATCTGCGCAATATAGGTTCGCGATTGGGACATGTCGACAAAGTGGAGCATACCAAGGGTCGTATGCTCATTCAGGTGGATACCCGTCGACCTTTAAAGTTCTCGCGTAAGGCTGAGTCACCGGAAGGGGATGAGGTCACGTTGGAAATCAAGTACGAAATGTTGTTCAAACATTGCTCAACCTGTGGTATGTTAACTCATGAGAAGGAGTATTGCCCGTCGTTGGATGTCAAAAATAGGATACAACCACAGACAGAGCGACATGGTGTTCTCACTCGAGTGCAAGTCCCTTTAGACCAGAGGTACAATCAGTCTATCTAGCATCAAAATAATGGAACGCAATCTCGTTATGGTAATGAGATAAGCCACGGCAGGTACAACCAATCTCGCAGCTCGAGATATGATTCTAGCGATAGGAAGTATGATGAAGAAAGCAACTATCGTCGCTCTCATTCTGATAGGACCATGCGTAGACGGGACGACCATTCGAGGAGTAATAGATATGGTGGATCACGCGCTGGAGACAGAAATAACTAGGTGACCAGAAAGGATATCGTGTGGAGCCACCCATTACTAGCTGAAACATTGTTCCATATGAACATTCGGCGGGTACAGGAAGTGATGGCAAGCAGGGTTCTGAGGCAATGTGATCACCAGAGGCTCCGGTAACAAGAAGACTGGCTAGTACCATTGTTACGCCATCTCGGGTTGATATCCCTATAGAAGAAAATGTAACTAAACGTGTAAAGGAAGCTACTCGAGCGCTTTCATTTCCTGCCTTAAGTGATCATGAGCTACAAGATGGAGTTGGGGATAAGCATATCATAGGTGCCGTGAGTGACATGGAGATTGTTGATCCGCATGATGGCGAGATGATGGAGTGTGACGTGCGTGATGATGATTTCTTAGGTCAGGAACTTACGGAGATGGAGAGTTTGGGTTCTCGTCAAGCTTCAGTCAAGATAGGAAGATCGGATGACAAAGCGTCTAGGAGCAGGCGGAATGATGCATAAACGAATGTCTCTTTGGTCATTACGAGTAGGAAATTTGAGATTCTTCGTCAGGGATCTCCTCGAAAGCGTTCGACATCGTCTCTTGTCGTTGACGCAGGAAAATCAAGGCGTCACCAAAGTTCAAAAAATCTTAGAGGTGGTTCGTCAATAAGTGATGGTTTGATGGGTTCCAAAAATCCATCCCACGATCAGATATGAGGACACTCAATTGGAACTGTCGAGGGATTGGGAACGACCTCACAGTTCGACGCCTTACGGAGATGTGTCAGAAGCATCGCCCAGGACTTGTGTTCCTTTCTGAGACGAAGAACAGAAGGCTGTTGTTGCAAAACATTCAGGGCGACTTAGGATTTGATCATTTATTTACTGTTGAGCCACTTGGACTCAGCGGAGGACTTTTATGGATGAATTTCGTGTTAATGTTTTATTTTCGAATAACCGTATGATTGACATTGAGGCAGTCATTGATGGAATAAAAATCTATATGACGTTTGTTTGTGGGGACCCTGTACTTGAAAGG includes:
- the LOC106297452 gene encoding uncharacterized protein LOC106297452, translating into MVVLVRWEPIIHDDYPWIIPFWVRLIGIPLHLWTDRNLRNIGSRLGHVDKVEHTKGRMLIQVDTRRPLKFSRKAESPEGDEVTLEIKYEMLFKHCSTCGMLTHEKEYCPSLDVKNRIQPQTERHGVLTRVQEATRALSFPALSDHELQDGVGDKHIIGAVSDMEIVDPHDGEMMECDVRDDDFLGQELTEMESLGSRQASVKIGRSDDKASRSRRNDA